In a genomic window of Brassica rapa cultivar Chiifu-401-42 chromosome A10, CAAS_Brap_v3.01, whole genome shotgun sequence:
- the LOC108870128 gene encoding putative FBD-associated F-box protein At3g50710 — protein MGSIDVSFFYGEDPERWVEWIDPFVATHSFTDFETRLVAYGFIESDVMSWSSLGFLYMDKISSLSDDLLLKILSSLRTKDVLSTMFLSKRWKFLWTMVPKLDFAHVVGIRNQLAVAVLKLYKSILVYVPDDLVVSLSSLKTLHLLCVEYENEESHRRLLRGCPVLEELVVDKTDNWSVRSSSVVVPSLERLSLNYVDIIDYGHLCLSEDMPELVEAHVKLVCKNHEKLMRSLTAVKRLSLCLFNHSMVQHRIGFDQLVHLELCGCSPKWWDLLTWILKSSPKLQVLKLNQEECFCSVKPIERWWEELNTCPIKPMEGRWGQLSSVPECLTFHLNTFEWNYYNGRREEKKLVAYILRTAKRLKIAEISAWDLDPEEESQILKEVASLHRASKSCKLLLGS, from the exons ATGGGATCGATTGATGTTTCGTTTTTCTACGGTGAAGATCCGGAGAGGTGGGTTGAGTGGATCGACCCATTCGTTGCAACTCACAGCTTCACCGATTTCGAAACAAGACTTGTTGCGTATGGGTTCATTGAAAGTGATGTTATGTCGTG GTCTTCCTTAGGGTTCCTATATATGGACAAGATTAGTTCACTGTCGGATGATCTGCTGTTAAAGATTCTCTCATCGCTTCGTACCAAAGATGTCCTTTCAACAATGTTTCTCTCCAAACGATGGAAGTTTCTTTGGACCATGGTTCCAAAACTCGATTTTGCACATG TGGTCGGGATTCGAAACCAGCTGGCGGTAGCGGTCTTGAAACTTTATAAATCGATTCTTGTGTATGTTCCTGATGATCTCGTGGTCTCGCTTTCTTCTCTCAAAACATTGCACCTTCTGTGTGTGGAGTATGAAAACGAAGAATCGCACCGCAGGCTTTTAAGGGGTTGTCCTGTTCTGGAGGAGTTGGTTGTGGACAAAACTGATAACTGGAGTGTGCGGTCATCCTCTGTTGTAGTGCCTTCCTTGGAGAGATTATCT TTGAACTACGTAGATATCATTGACTATGGTCATTTGTGTTTGAGTGAAGATATGCCCGAGTTGGTGGAGGCACATGTTAAACTTGTTTGCAAAAATCATGAGAAGCTCATGAGGTCTCTTACAGCAGTCAAACGCCTCTCTTTATGTTTGTTTAATCATTCAATGGTTCAGCATCGCATTGGATTCGATCAGCTTGTTCACCTAGAGCTATGTGGATGCAGCCCAAAGTGGTGGGATCTACTTACTTGGATTCTCAAAAGTTCTCCTAAACTACAAGTTCTCAAGCTCAACCAG GAGGAGTGCTTTTGTTCTGTAAAGCCTATTGAACGTTGGTGGGAAGAGCTGAATACCTGTCCCATAAAGCCTATGGAAGGACGTTGGGGACAGCTAAGTTCCGTTCCTGAATGCTTGACGTTTCATCTCAATACTTTTGAATGGAATTATTACAATGGAAGACGGGAAGAGAAGAAACTGGTGGCTTATATCCTAAGAACCGCCAAACGGTTAAAAATTGCAGAGATCTCTGCATGGGATTTGGATCCAGAAGAGGAATCTCAGATACTCAAGGAGGTGGCTTCTTTGCATAGGGCTTCAAAGTCATGTAAGCTTTTGTTGGGTTCTTAA
- the LOC103845081 gene encoding myrosinase-binding protein 2 isoform X6, with protein sequence MEIMSQRVVMSQRLGPMGGNMGAAFDDGVFDGVKKIVVGRDQGCVSYIKIEYEKDAKFETREHGTIRGPLQEFAVEYPNEYITSVGGSFDLVPFYNAVLIKSLVFYTSYRRTSPTLGVAGGRAFWLEGRTGGRLLGFHGRSGQALDSIGPYFFAPNPPLRHFERQGGNGGTPWDDGAYDGVRKILVGRGGRFVSYFRFEYARGERMVPHAHGKRQEVPQEFVVDYPHEHIILVEGTVDVCLTSVMFKTSKGRTSRVFGNVVGRKFVFEEKDFKIVGFCGRSADAIDALGAHFGPLRTPAPAPGPAPAPGPAPAPGPGPRPSPAPGQGPRPAPGQGPRPSPAPAPGPGPRPAPAPGQGPRPAPAPAPAPGQGPRPAPGPAPGQGPHPAPAAAPGTSATPAPAPAPTTTQIGPVGGEKGNTFDDGIFDGVQKITVGKDIYSVTYIKIEYVKDGKVEIREHGTNRGELKEVKTNK encoded by the exons ATGGAAATAATGTCCCAAAGGGTGGTGATGTCCCAAAGGCTGGGGCCAATGGGTGGTAACATGGGAGCAGCATTCGACGATGGTGTTTTTGACGGTGTGAAGAAAATAGTTGTCGGAAGAGACCAGGGATGTGTATCATATATCAAGATCGAATACGAAAAGGACGCGAAATTTGAAACCCGTGAACACGGGACGATTCGGGGGCCACTACAAGAG TTTGCTGTAGAATATCCCAATGAATATATAACATCCGTTGGTGGAAGCTTCGATCTTGTTCCATTCTATAACGCAGTGCTGATCAAATCGCTAGTCTTCTATACCTCATATAGAAGAACCTCTCCGACCCTCGGTGTGGCTGGAGGAAGAGCTTTCTGGCTCGAGGGTAGAACTGGAGGAAGGCTTCTTGGTTTCCATGGACGCTCTGGTCAAGCTCTTGATTCCATTGGACCTTACTTCTTCGCTCCAAATCCTCCTCTTAGGCATTTCGAACGCCAAGGTGGTAATGGAGGGACTCCATGGGACGATGGTGCTTACGATGGTGTTAGAAAAATATTAGTGGGCCGAGGTGGCAGGTTTGTGAGTTATTTTAGGTTTGAGTATGCGAGAGGCGAAAGAATGGTACCACATGCTCATGGGAAGAGACAAGAGGTTCCACAAGAG TTTGTGGTTGATTATCCTCATGAACATATTATATTGGTGGAGGGAACAGTCGATGTCTGCCTTACGTCGGTTATGTTTAAGACATCAAAAGGAAGAACCTCCCGTGTTTTTGGGAATGTGGTTGGTAGGAAATTTGTGTTTGAGGAGAAAGATTTCAAGATTGTCGGATTTTGTGGTCGATCTGCTGATGCTATTGATGCTCTTGGTGCACATTTTGGCCCTCTTCGCACTCCAGCTCCAGCCCCCGGTCCAGCTCCTGCCCCTGGTCCTGCTCCCGCTCCTGGTCCAGGTCCCCGTCCATCTCCTGCTCCCGGTCAAGGTCCCCGTCCAGCTCCCGGTCAAGGTCCCCGTCCATCTCCCGCTCCTGCTCCTGGTCCAGGTCCCCGTCCAGCTCCTGCTCCCGGTCAAGGTCCCCGTCCAGCTCCCGCTCCTGCTCCTGCTCCCGGTCAAGGTCCCCGTCCAGCTCCCGGTCCTGCTCCCGGCCAAGGTCCCCATCCAGCTCCCGCTGCTGCTCCCGGTACCAGTGCCACTCCAGCTCCAGCTCCAGCTCCCACTACCACACAGATAGGACCGGTCGGTGGTGAGAAGGGAAACACATTTGATGATGGTATTTTCGATGGTGTGCAGAAAATAACTGTGGGGAAAGACATATACAGCGTAACTTATATCAAGATCGAATACGTAAAGGATGGAAAAGTCGAAATCCGTGAACACGGGACAAATCGGGGGGAGCTAAAAGAggtcaaaacaaataaataa
- the LOC103845083 gene encoding probable ADP,ATP carrier protein At5g56450: protein MGIQEDPGAHSSTRRNPSSLPQTLKHFHRDLLAGAVMGGVVHTIVAPIERAKLLLQTQESNIAIVGDSSGKRRFKGMFDFIHRTVREEGVLSLWRGNGSSVLRYYPSVALNFSLKDLYRNILRNSSSQESHVFSGALANFIAGSAAGCTALIVVYPLDIAHTRLAADVGKKEARQFRGIHHFLTTVQRKDGVRGIYRGLPASLHGVIVHRGLYFGGFDTVKEVLSEDKELALWKRWVLAQGVTTSAGLASYPLDTVRRRIMMQSGIEHPMYSSTLDCWKKIYRVEGLASFYRGALSNMFRSTGSAAILVFYDEVKKFLNWGGI from the coding sequence ATGGGCATCCAAGAAGACCCCGGCGCTCACTCGTCAACCCGAAGGAACCCATCATCGCTTCCACAGACTCTCAAACATTTCCACCGAGACCTACTCGCCGGAGCCGTCATGGGAGGCGTCGTCCACACCATCGTGGCCCCAATCGAGAGAGCCAAGCTCCTCCTCCAGACCCAGGAGAGCAACATCGCCATCGTCGGAGACTCCTCCGGGAAGAGACGCTTCAAAGGAATGTTCGATTTCATCCACCGCACGGTCCGTGAAGAAGGAGTTTTATCCCTGTGGAGAGGCAACGGGAGCAGCGTGCTTCGCTACTACCCTTCCGTGGCTCTCAACTTCTCCCTCAAGGACCTCTACAGAAACATCCTCCGCAACAGCAGCTCTCAGGAGAGTCACGTCTTCTCCGGGGCCTTAGCTAACTTCATCGCCGGCTCCGCGGCGGGATGCACGGCTTTGATTGTGGTTTACCCTCTTGATATAGCTCACACGCGTTTGGCTGCCGACGTTGGGAAGAAGGAGGCTCGTCAGTTCAGAGGGATTCATCATTTCTTGACGACGGTTCAGAGGAAAGACGGTGTTAGAGGGATCTACAGAGGGTTGCCTGCGTCTCTGCACGGTGTGATTGTTCACCGTGGGTTGTACTTTGGTGGGTTTGATACGGTTAAGGAGGTTTTGTCTGAAGATAAGGAGTTGGCGTTGTGGAAGAGATGGGTTTTGGCTCAGGGTGTGACTACTTCTGCTGGTTTGGCTTCTTACCCGTTGGATACGGTTCGGAGGAGGATCATGATGCAGTCTGGGATTGAGCATCCGATGTATAGTAGCACGTTGGATTGCTGGAAGAAGATATATAGGGTTGAAGGGTTGGCTTCTTTTTACCGTGGTGCGCTTTCGAATATGTTTAGGAGTACTGGTTCTGCTGCGATCTTGGTTTTTTATGATGAGGTGAAGAAGTTCTTGAATTGGGGAGGGATCTAA